In Candidatus Bathyarchaeota archaeon, one genomic interval encodes:
- a CDS encoding RNA methyltransferase: protein MLKDFNLLISTSRGNEENTCSEAWHLLSVIGDTSATIDKTGVVGLVTAKTTLNPFEVIKKFREILKESPWEFRYTLRVIPIERIVDTNLEEIQKTATELASKINQNETFRVAVEKRFTTLSTKEIIEVAATNIDRKVDLENPDKIVLIEIIGELTGISVIKPADILSVVKERT from the coding sequence ATGCTGAAGGACTTTAACCTACTTATTTCGACTTCTCGGGGGAACGAAGAAAACACATGTTCTGAGGCATGGCACTTGTTAAGTGTAATAGGCGACACATCAGCTACGATTGACAAAACAGGGGTCGTAGGGCTCGTAACCGCCAAAACAACACTTAACCCCTTCGAAGTCATCAAAAAGTTTCGAGAGATACTAAAAGAAAGCCCATGGGAATTCCGCTACACACTCAGAGTTATTCCCATCGAAAGGATTGTAGACACGAATCTCGAAGAGATCCAAAAAACAGCTACGGAACTCGCTTCAAAAATAAATCAAAACGAAACATTCCGCGTGGCGGTGGAGAAAAGATTCACTACGCTTTCAACTAAAGAGATAATCGAAGTTGCAGCAACGAACATTGACAGAAAAGTGGACCTGGAAAACCCAGACAAAATCGTTCTCATAGAAATCATTGGGGAACTAACAGGTATATCAGTTATAAAACCCGCAGACATCTTGTCGGTGGTGAAAGAACGGACATAG
- a CDS encoding threonylcarbamoyl-AMP synthase, translating to MRILKATRENVLTASQTVKTGGLVVYPTDTVYGLGCDPFNVEAVKRVFKVKGKRKKSLPILASDIEHVEKIAYLSKNARKIVDRFWPGPLMIVVPKKPTLPNIVTCNLGSVGIRVPKHDLAIQFISLSNGLLVGTSANKTGKKPALTASEAAEQLGKEVDVILDMGPTSLGVPSTVINLTSEKPKILRKGPVSSKDIFSFLQ from the coding sequence ATGCGAATTCTAAAGGCAACGAGAGAAAACGTTCTAACTGCTTCGCAAACAGTGAAAACTGGAGGCCTAGTCGTGTATCCAACCGATACGGTTTATGGGCTAGGCTGCGACCCGTTCAATGTAGAGGCTGTCAAGCGGGTTTTTAAGGTGAAAGGCAAGAGGAAGAAGTCGCTACCCATATTAGCTTCAGATATTGAACATGTTGAAAAAATAGCTTATTTGTCAAAAAATGCTAGAAAGATTGTGGACAGGTTTTGGCCTGGCCCACTCATGATTGTCGTTCCGAAGAAGCCAACTCTCCCAAACATCGTCACATGCAACTTGGGTTCCGTGGGCATACGGGTGCCGAAACACGATTTAGCCATTCAATTCATCTCCTTGTCAAATGGTCTCCTCGTGGGGACTAGCGCCAACAAAACAGGGAAAAAACCGGCACTAACCGCCTCTGAGGCTGCCGAACAGTTAGGGAAAGAGGTAGATGTGATCCTAGATATGGGACCTACATCTCTCGGTGTACCATCCACTGTGATTAATTTGACTTCAGAGAAGCCGAAAATCCTGCGTAAGGGACCAGTAAGTTCTAAAGATATCTTTAGTTTTCTTCAGTAA
- a CDS encoding asparaginase, producing MIVVHGGAGVWQTERKNLGLRGVKEAAKTGFKILKSNDSALDAVEAAVAQMEDNEVFNAGLGSALTIDKHIEMEASIMDGKTLNAGATGLLSDIKNPVCLARIVMENTDHVFVVADGAEKLADLFGVERRNPLTELRIRYWRDLKERLMRKKLDYLPKLYKLVSSHSQLFEPSTVGAVALDKDGNVAAATSTGGFSLKFPGRIGDSPLIGCGTYADNEAGACSTTGIGEIAIKLVLAKDTCDSMCSGKSAQEAAESSIRLVNRRMHGGSMGLIVVDMLGKIGAAHNSPNLCLAYMTMKTRQPKAALKAKIVKEAA from the coding sequence GTGATCGTTGTTCACGGCGGAGCTGGAGTTTGGCAAACTGAAAGAAAAAATCTTGGCCTTAGAGGTGTAAAAGAAGCTGCGAAGACCGGATTCAAAATCTTGAAGAGTAATGATAGTGCCCTTGACGCAGTTGAAGCAGCGGTAGCACAGATGGAGGACAACGAAGTCTTTAACGCCGGACTTGGTTCAGCCCTAACCATCGACAAGCACATAGAAATGGAAGCATCCATCATGGATGGAAAAACGCTTAACGCCGGAGCCACAGGACTACTAAGCGACATCAAAAATCCAGTTTGCTTAGCGCGAATTGTGATGGAAAACACTGATCATGTGTTTGTTGTAGCGGATGGAGCTGAAAAGTTGGCTGATCTTTTTGGTGTAGAAAGAAGAAATCCGCTTACAGAACTCCGGATACGGTATTGGCGCGATCTCAAGGAAAGGTTGATGCGAAAAAAGCTGGATTACCTACCAAAGTTGTACAAGCTTGTTTCCTCCCACTCGCAACTTTTCGAGCCAAGTACGGTGGGTGCTGTGGCGTTGGACAAAGATGGAAACGTGGCAGCGGCAACCTCTACAGGAGGCTTTTCCCTCAAGTTTCCCGGAAGGATCGGAGACTCTCCTCTCATAGGATGTGGCACGTACGCGGACAATGAAGCTGGCGCCTGCTCCACAACGGGAATCGGCGAGATCGCTATCAAACTTGTTTTAGCGAAGGACACTTGTGACTCTATGTGCAGTGGAAAATCTGCGCAAGAAGCAGCTGAAAGTTCAATTAGACTTGTGAATCGAAGGATGCACGGTGGCTCTATGGGTTTGATTGTGGTGGACATGCTCGGCAAGATAGGTGCGGCACATAATTCTCCGAATCTCTGTTTGGCATACATGACGATGAAAACTCGCCAGCCGAAAGCTGCGTTGAAGGCAAAGATTGTAAAAGAAGCTGCCTAG
- a CDS encoding ribosome biogenesis/translation initiation ATPase RLI, with protein MRVAVLDKDRCKPKRCGRLCYRFCPKVRSKIEAIRFEDDKPLIVEALCVGCGICIKKCPFKALSIVNLPDELEKECSHRFGPNAFKLFRLPTPSPGIVLGLLGQNGIGKTTTLNILSGETKLNLGNYDEPPEWPQIVQHFRGSILQEYFQKLSDYELRVVHKPQYVDKIPRVVSGDVGSLLEKVDERGKLKLLAEQLQLQTIWDRTLDVLSGGELQRVAITATICRDADVYLFDEPSSYLDVKQRLEVARTIRGLKKDEKTVMVAEHDLAVLDYLSDQICVFYGTPGVYGIASHVHGVRVGINIHLEGYIPDENVRFRKSAIIFHVKPPTTRLVAGETLLKWDAMKKAFEGFALSVVPGDAKQGEVIGILGPNGIGKTTFVRLLAGIEKADEGAASMPYKLDVSYKPQYISAEYKGTVEDLLKNVAKDDFASSWYRSEILQPLNVQPILDRDVTELSGGELQKVAITTCLSRKAQLYLLDEPSAYLDVEERLLMARTIRRVVENRNVTAFVVEHDVVAQDFIADRLMIFNGEPGVYGVANPPTSLRKGMNTFLKDMEITFRRDPTTKRPRVNKEGSKLDRHQKKIGEYYYVSTREK; from the coding sequence ATTCGAGTTGCAGTGCTCGATAAGGATCGATGCAAACCGAAACGTTGCGGTAGACTCTGTTACCGTTTTTGCCCAAAAGTGAGAAGCAAGATCGAGGCCATTCGATTTGAGGACGATAAGCCTCTGATTGTGGAGGCGTTATGTGTGGGATGCGGCATCTGCATAAAGAAGTGCCCGTTCAAAGCACTTTCTATTGTCAATCTTCCCGATGAACTTGAGAAAGAATGTAGCCACCGATTCGGCCCGAACGCTTTCAAACTCTTTCGTCTGCCTACGCCTTCTCCTGGCATAGTGTTAGGACTCCTAGGTCAAAACGGAATTGGAAAAACCACTACGCTCAATATTCTTTCTGGAGAAACCAAGCTAAACCTCGGAAACTATGATGAGCCCCCTGAATGGCCACAAATCGTTCAGCACTTTCGAGGTTCAATTCTTCAAGAGTATTTTCAAAAGCTGAGTGATTATGAACTCAGAGTGGTGCACAAGCCGCAGTACGTAGACAAGATTCCACGCGTCGTTTCAGGAGATGTTGGAAGCCTCCTCGAAAAAGTGGATGAACGGGGCAAGTTGAAACTTCTTGCCGAACAGCTTCAGCTTCAAACTATTTGGGATCGAACTCTTGACGTTTTGAGCGGGGGCGAACTTCAGAGAGTCGCTATCACCGCTACAATTTGTCGGGATGCGGATGTCTATCTTTTCGATGAACCTTCGAGCTATTTAGACGTGAAACAGCGTCTTGAAGTTGCAAGGACTATACGTGGCCTCAAGAAAGACGAAAAAACTGTGATGGTGGCAGAACATGATCTCGCCGTCCTTGATTATCTGTCTGATCAGATTTGCGTTTTTTACGGAACCCCAGGAGTTTACGGTATCGCATCGCACGTTCATGGTGTAAGAGTTGGAATTAACATTCACTTGGAAGGGTATATTCCGGACGAAAACGTTCGCTTTAGGAAGAGTGCGATTATCTTCCATGTTAAGCCTCCAACAACGCGTTTAGTGGCTGGTGAAACATTGTTGAAGTGGGATGCAATGAAGAAGGCGTTTGAGGGATTTGCACTGTCTGTGGTGCCTGGGGACGCAAAACAAGGCGAGGTTATTGGGATATTGGGGCCCAACGGCATTGGAAAAACCACGTTTGTGAGACTACTGGCTGGAATTGAAAAAGCCGACGAGGGGGCAGCTTCGATGCCATATAAATTAGATGTTAGTTACAAGCCTCAATATATTTCAGCGGAATACAAAGGAACCGTGGAGGATCTGTTAAAAAACGTAGCCAAAGACGACTTTGCCTCCAGCTGGTATCGAAGCGAAATTCTGCAACCCCTAAATGTGCAGCCTATCCTTGATCGCGACGTAACAGAGCTCAGTGGAGGCGAGCTTCAGAAGGTTGCCATCACCACTTGCCTTTCAAGAAAGGCTCAACTATATCTACTTGACGAGCCAAGCGCTTATCTGGATGTTGAGGAAAGATTGTTGATGGCTCGAACTATCCGAAGAGTGGTGGAGAATCGAAACGTAACAGCCTTTGTCGTCGAACACGATGTGGTGGCTCAAGATTTCATTGCTGACCGCCTCATGATATTCAATGGAGAGCCAGGAGTCTACGGCGTTGCCAATCCGCCTACCAGCCTTCGAAAAGGCATGAACACATTTCTGAAGGATATGGAGATTACTTTTCGGAGAGATCCTACGACAAAGAGACCGCGGGTGAACAAAGAAGGGTCTAAGCTGGATAGGCATCAGAAAAAAATCGGGGAATACTATTACGTGTCCACTAGAGAGAAGTGA
- the tpiA gene encoding triose-phosphate isomerase: MTKVRTPLILINFKTYTEATGKNAIKLAKIIENVSLETETCIGLAPQFADIAPIARAMSVPVFAQHIDPIAPGSFTGHILPESVKVAGAVGTLINHSEKRLKLAQIDTAIKRSREVNLVSVVCTNNQAVSAAVATLRPDMIAVEPPELIGTGIPVSKAKPEVVMGTVKLVKQINPDVVILCGAGITRADDVAAALRLGTEGVLVASGVVKAKDPYKVLLEFAEKLTS; the protein is encoded by the coding sequence TTGACCAAAGTCCGCACTCCGCTAATCCTCATCAACTTCAAAACGTACACCGAAGCCACTGGAAAGAATGCCATAAAACTCGCCAAGATCATTGAAAACGTAAGCTTGGAAACTGAAACTTGCATCGGACTGGCCCCACAGTTCGCGGACATCGCTCCTATCGCGCGTGCTATGTCAGTTCCCGTGTTTGCACAACATATCGATCCTATTGCACCTGGAAGCTTTACGGGGCATATCCTTCCTGAATCCGTAAAAGTAGCTGGCGCCGTTGGAACACTAATCAACCACTCGGAAAAGCGACTAAAACTCGCCCAAATTGACACAGCCATCAAAAGGTCACGTGAGGTCAACCTGGTTTCTGTAGTCTGCACCAACAACCAAGCTGTAAGCGCAGCCGTAGCCACGCTCAGACCAGACATGATTGCTGTAGAGCCGCCTGAGCTTATCGGAACAGGGATTCCAGTGTCCAAGGCTAAGCCAGAAGTTGTTATGGGAACGGTGAAGCTTGTAAAGCAGATAAACCCGGATGTGGTGATCCTCTGCGGGGCTGGAATCACAAGAGCGGATGATGTAGCTGCCGCGTTGAGGCTTGGCACCGAAGGTGTTCTTGTAGCCAGCGGTGTTGTGAAAGCGAAGGACCCATACAAAGTGTTGTTGGAGTTTGCTGAAAAGCTAACTTCTTAG
- a CDS encoding AsnC family transcriptional regulator translates to MSKLEDYEWMLQYLKMLDSTNVKILEGLGKHGPRNILALAKSIGLHPKTVAFRMKKLMKEGFLQIRTNLDYSSLGLMKAVLIAESKPGQKKKLQQVIINLDYWTYMIRCYGKYDGYYTIFAFPAEYKKELEEYLDEATQLETFSRYIFYGTTNFTEVAPSFDWFDFQSKSWNFEWKHWVDEVQKASEKLPRKLMEPKAYSIRVDETDLLILKELEKDGTTKFTKLAEVVNITPQGVRYRYHKHVVGRSLLTDYEVATLPYPLPTSDMCGFIIDFENEKKLAKFVNSLQNKPFIFSYGKAIGQHSLVVHIYIPKTEFSKLIDSMNRLTEKKLTTGFLYVTFDATSFRRRTISYEFFKENKWTYDYKKKLERLKDVARK, encoded by the coding sequence GTGAGTAAGCTTGAAGACTACGAGTGGATGCTTCAATATCTAAAAATGTTAGATTCGACTAATGTAAAGATATTGGAAGGACTTGGCAAGCATGGCCCAAGGAACATTTTGGCATTAGCCAAGTCAATAGGATTGCACCCTAAAACTGTAGCCTTCCGCATGAAAAAGTTGATGAAAGAAGGATTTCTTCAAATAAGGACTAACCTAGATTACTCTAGTCTCGGACTGATGAAGGCAGTTCTCATTGCAGAATCTAAGCCTGGACAGAAAAAGAAGTTGCAGCAAGTCATTATCAATCTTGATTATTGGACTTACATGATCCGATGTTACGGAAAATACGATGGATATTATACTATTTTTGCCTTTCCGGCAGAGTATAAGAAAGAACTGGAAGAATATCTAGATGAAGCCACGCAGCTAGAAACGTTTTCGCGCTACATTTTCTACGGCACCACTAATTTCACTGAGGTTGCACCTAGCTTCGATTGGTTTGACTTTCAAAGTAAATCATGGAATTTCGAGTGGAAACATTGGGTTGACGAAGTTCAAAAAGCGTCTGAAAAACTTCCTCGAAAACTTATGGAACCTAAAGCATATTCCATTCGAGTTGATGAAACTGACCTGTTAATTCTGAAGGAACTGGAGAAAGATGGAACAACGAAATTCACCAAACTGGCAGAAGTGGTGAACATAACACCACAGGGAGTTAGATATCGATACCATAAACATGTCGTTGGGCGTAGTCTTCTCACTGATTATGAAGTTGCAACACTTCCATATCCACTTCCCACATCTGACATGTGTGGTTTCATAATTGACTTTGAAAATGAAAAAAAGTTGGCCAAATTTGTTAACAGTCTGCAAAACAAACCTTTCATCTTCAGCTATGGAAAAGCCATTGGCCAACACTCTCTCGTAGTTCACATATATATCCCAAAAACAGAGTTTTCAAAACTCATCGATTCAATGAATCGCCTAACTGAGAAGAAACTAACTACAGGTTTTCTCTATGTAACCTTTGATGCTACCTCGTTCAGGCGCCGAACTATCTCGTACGAGTTTTTCAAAGAAAACAAATGGACCTATGACTACAAGAAGAAACTTGAGAGACTGAAGGACGTAGCGCGCAAGTGA
- a CDS encoding DUF89 family protein — protein sequence MKVEVECAACIFHRGYLEIIEATNDPSIQFKAISAFTHLLAKEFRPNTVPAFLGTERDRLIKRLTSNPDPYAKKKRLSNQKALEILPLAKKLVSNQSCTESRFRKACLSSIVGNIIEFDIPDHVFKFQDIKKLILRAEEDLAIDEISKIFDSAKKAKRVLYLADNAGEIAFDTLLVHELKKLGAHVTVAVKGKPISNDATLEDAKFVGMHEVADSIITTGTDAVGLIPDECSSEFLTSYDSADLVVAKGMGHAETLTELNLTSPHALLMRTKCNPVANFFNVSKGKNIAKLMS from the coding sequence TTGAAGGTTGAAGTTGAATGCGCTGCCTGTATTTTTCACCGTGGCTATCTGGAAATTATAGAGGCAACGAATGACCCGTCTATTCAGTTCAAGGCAATCTCTGCTTTTACACATCTCTTAGCTAAGGAATTTAGGCCTAACACGGTTCCTGCTTTTCTAGGTACAGAAAGGGACAGGTTAATAAAACGACTCACAAGCAATCCAGACCCATACGCAAAAAAGAAGCGGTTGAGTAATCAGAAGGCCTTAGAAATTCTGCCGCTAGCGAAAAAACTTGTATCAAACCAGTCTTGCACGGAGTCTCGGTTCAGAAAGGCTTGTCTAAGCTCCATAGTTGGCAACATCATAGAATTCGACATTCCAGATCACGTATTCAAGTTTCAAGACATCAAAAAGCTGATTCTACGAGCTGAAGAAGACTTGGCTATTGATGAGATTTCTAAAATTTTTGATTCAGCAAAGAAGGCAAAACGAGTCCTATACTTAGCTGACAACGCAGGCGAGATAGCCTTCGACACACTGCTTGTGCATGAGTTAAAAAAATTGGGCGCGCACGTTACGGTGGCGGTGAAAGGCAAACCCATAAGCAACGACGCTACTCTTGAAGACGCTAAATTTGTAGGAATGCATGAAGTTGCAGATAGCATAATAACTACAGGTACAGATGCTGTTGGCTTGATTCCTGATGAATGCTCTAGCGAATTTTTAACTTCATATGACTCAGCCGATTTAGTGGTGGCAAAGGGCATGGGTCACGCTGAAACGCTTACAGAACTCAACTTAACCTCTCCTCACGCGCTTCTGATGAGAACAAAATGTAATCCCGTTGCCAACTTCTTTAACGTAAGCAAAGGAAAAAATATTGCTAAATTAATGTCATAG
- a CDS encoding glycogen debranching protein, which produces MMKMGIDFPKIQIGPNVLSNFDKAIQMEWIITNGLGGYASSTVLGINTRKYHRLLVAAFNPPVDRWVILTKLNEEIQIENKTDPIGSNEFKSGVQPKGYQFLSSFTLNPLPIYKYAVHGFQLQKKIFMPQGKNATVVMYEVFNSNENKAFLRISPLVNSRHFYSVTRKKNLAWKFVQKPFEKGVVVKPSTQSPALILFSSAGQYFAGKSKWVRELFFRVDSSRGESCLDDSFQPGLFELRIAPKERKNFYVVATGGRNEKEAQSILSSICKEPDHADLLYNQELKRRKSLLTTFQERYADVKMEDWLKWLILAADSFIVNRESTKTKSMIAGYHWFEDWGRDSMISLPGLTLVTGRFEVAKEILLTFKHYCCKGLIPNRFPNQAGDTPIYNTVDATLWYFNAVLQYLKYTEDFDFVRVELWDTLQSIMEHHIQGTLYDIRVDDDGLVTHGPQLTWMDAMIDGQFVTPRNGKAVEIQALWYNALKIMDLLATRFNQKEDAKKYRDMAEKTRKSFVEKFWNPQKRCLFDVVCEEQGDESLRPNQIMAVALRFSMLDRAREKEIVETVWRELWGTYGLKTLPKDDPRYVGKYLGDWAYRDRAYHNGTVWAWLLGPFTTAFLKVNDYEKRWRSFAFQNFLQPLFQEETFKAGLGTISEIFDGDPPHASRGCVSQAWSVAEPLRAFVEDVLSKRPLYERQILAGVGYCC; this is translated from the coding sequence ATGATGAAAATGGGCATAGATTTCCCCAAAATTCAAATTGGGCCAAATGTTCTTTCCAATTTTGACAAAGCCATACAAATGGAATGGATCATAACTAACGGCCTAGGCGGATACGCCTCCTCAACCGTGTTAGGAATCAACACTCGAAAGTACCACAGACTCTTGGTTGCTGCCTTTAACCCCCCAGTAGACCGATGGGTCATTCTCACCAAACTTAATGAAGAGATCCAGATTGAAAACAAAACAGATCCCATAGGATCAAACGAGTTCAAAAGTGGCGTTCAGCCAAAGGGCTACCAGTTTCTATCCAGCTTCACGCTTAACCCACTTCCTATCTACAAATACGCCGTACATGGTTTTCAACTTCAGAAAAAAATCTTCATGCCGCAGGGAAAGAACGCAACCGTGGTGATGTATGAAGTCTTCAATTCTAATGAAAACAAGGCGTTTCTTCGCATCTCGCCACTGGTCAACTCTAGACACTTTTATTCGGTCACAAGGAAAAAAAACTTGGCTTGGAAATTCGTTCAAAAGCCGTTTGAAAAAGGAGTGGTCGTCAAACCATCCACTCAATCACCAGCCCTAATCCTATTTTCGAGTGCTGGACAATATTTCGCTGGTAAAAGCAAATGGGTTAGAGAGTTGTTCTTTCGAGTGGACAGTTCCCGTGGGGAAAGCTGTCTCGACGATAGTTTTCAGCCGGGATTGTTTGAGCTTAGAATAGCTCCGAAGGAGAGAAAGAACTTCTATGTCGTTGCAACTGGCGGTAGAAACGAAAAGGAAGCTCAGAGCATTCTTTCGTCAATTTGTAAAGAGCCAGACCACGCAGACCTTTTATACAATCAGGAGTTGAAACGTCGAAAAAGTTTGCTAACAACGTTTCAAGAACGGTACGCCGATGTTAAGATGGAAGACTGGCTAAAATGGCTCATCTTGGCAGCCGATTCGTTCATTGTGAACAGGGAGTCGACCAAGACAAAATCCATGATCGCCGGATACCATTGGTTTGAAGACTGGGGAAGAGATTCAATGATTTCTCTGCCAGGATTAACACTTGTCACAGGCAGATTTGAGGTTGCGAAAGAGATTCTGTTAACGTTCAAGCACTATTGTTGCAAAGGCCTCATTCCTAATAGATTTCCAAATCAAGCTGGAGACACACCAATCTATAACACGGTGGACGCCACTCTCTGGTACTTTAACGCGGTTCTTCAATATCTCAAATATACAGAAGATTTCGATTTCGTCAGAGTGGAACTGTGGGACACATTGCAATCCATCATGGAGCATCATATTCAAGGGACCTTGTACGACATACGTGTGGATGACGACGGATTAGTCACGCATGGGCCACAGCTAACATGGATGGACGCCATGATAGACGGCCAGTTTGTCACGCCCAGAAATGGAAAGGCCGTAGAAATCCAGGCATTATGGTACAACGCTTTAAAAATCATGGACCTTCTTGCCACACGTTTCAACCAAAAGGAAGACGCAAAGAAGTATAGGGATATGGCTGAAAAAACTAGAAAAAGCTTCGTAGAGAAATTTTGGAACCCACAAAAACGTTGCTTATTCGATGTGGTTTGCGAAGAGCAAGGAGACGAGTCGTTGAGGCCAAATCAGATAATGGCTGTTGCATTACGCTTTTCAATGCTGGACAGAGCGAGAGAGAAGGAAATTGTGGAAACCGTTTGGAGAGAACTCTGGGGCACCTATGGGCTGAAAACCTTACCGAAAGATGATCCGCGGTACGTAGGAAAATATCTGGGAGACTGGGCGTATCGGGATAGGGCGTACCACAACGGTACGGTTTGGGCTTGGCTTCTCGGGCCTTTCACCACTGCTTTCCTAAAAGTCAATGACTATGAGAAGCGTTGGCGAAGCTTCGCTTTTCAAAACTTCTTGCAGCCTCTGTTCCAAGAGGAGACTTTCAAAGCGGGGCTTGGGACGATAAGCGAAATATTCGACGGCGACCCGCCCCACGCTTCTCGGGGATGTGTATCTCAGGCTTGGAGTGTAGCTGAACCTTTGAGAGCCTTTGTTGAGGACGTTTTGTCAAAGAGACCTCTGTATGAGAGACAGATTCTAGCTGGCGTTGGGTATTGCTGTTAG
- a CDS encoding alpha-amylase — MTDVCFIFEVHQPLRLNRNFHQDLLSRRSVTKKDLFELYFDHRLNRYIFDRAAKKCYFPSNNIILEQIDRYKKDRKQFKVAYGISGVFIEQCEHWNTDLLDSFKQLAESGCVEFLGQPYYHSLSSLYGTDRSEFVEQINMHRQLMKDLFGYEPRVVENTECLYNNAIAKTVEGLGYEATVTEGVERILGWRSPNYVYRAKDSALRVLLRNYHLSDDIGFRFSSTWWEEWPLTADKYASWLASTPGQAITIFVDYETFGEHHWPESGIHEFLRWLPSKVLEWEHLQWCTPSEVVRRNAPVGEIDVYDYNTISWADLERDPSAWIDNPMQKICYGSLKGLEQPVKATGDKDLIKLWRYLQMSDHLYYLSVKGGGPGDVHSYFNPCGSPIEAFAGYSRIISDLEARIMQELERPELMAKRVLRQLPIEKSFTFFYEFARPSQRAVHSLNEFYSALKSVDLKSIRFHVERGDFERWVRQVVGDDKLASKIAGLSDKKLIGEKLRKRILSVVGRRIEKLQETAAKVSP; from the coding sequence GTGACTGATGTTTGCTTTATTTTTGAGGTTCATCAGCCGTTGAGGCTAAACCGCAATTTTCATCAGGACTTGTTGAGCCGTCGATCCGTGACGAAAAAAGACCTTTTTGAACTTTATTTCGACCATAGGTTAAACCGTTACATTTTTGATAGAGCCGCCAAAAAATGCTACTTTCCCTCAAACAACATCATCTTGGAACAAATTGACAGATATAAAAAAGATCGGAAACAATTCAAGGTGGCCTATGGCATTTCCGGAGTTTTCATCGAACAGTGCGAACACTGGAACACGGATCTTCTTGACTCCTTCAAGCAACTAGCCGAATCCGGATGCGTAGAATTTCTTGGCCAACCGTATTATCACTCACTTTCCAGCCTATACGGAACAGATCGATCAGAATTCGTTGAACAAATCAATATGCACCGTCAGCTTATGAAAGACCTCTTCGGATATGAGCCAAGAGTTGTCGAAAACACCGAGTGTTTATATAATAACGCCATCGCCAAAACCGTTGAAGGACTCGGCTACGAAGCTACAGTAACGGAGGGCGTCGAAAGGATTCTCGGCTGGAGAAGCCCAAACTACGTATATAGAGCCAAAGATTCCGCTCTTCGCGTTCTGCTCCGCAACTATCACCTCTCAGATGACATAGGCTTTCGTTTTTCTTCAACATGGTGGGAGGAGTGGCCCTTGACTGCGGATAAGTATGCAAGCTGGTTGGCGTCAACTCCGGGACAGGCTATCACCATTTTCGTCGACTATGAAACCTTTGGTGAACATCACTGGCCGGAAAGCGGAATCCACGAGTTTTTGAGATGGCTACCAAGTAAAGTACTTGAATGGGAGCATCTTCAGTGGTGCACTCCTTCGGAGGTTGTCCGCCGAAATGCACCGGTTGGAGAAATTGATGTTTACGACTATAATACAATCTCTTGGGCAGATCTTGAACGAGACCCGAGCGCTTGGATCGACAACCCCATGCAAAAAATTTGTTACGGCTCCTTGAAAGGGTTAGAACAGCCCGTGAAGGCAACGGGTGATAAGGACCTGATAAAGTTGTGGCGGTACCTCCAGATGAGCGATCATCTATACTATTTAAGCGTGAAGGGTGGCGGCCCTGGAGATGTACACAGCTACTTTAATCCGTGCGGTAGTCCCATCGAAGCCTTTGCAGGATATTCAAGAATTATCTCCGACCTTGAGGCCAGAATTATGCAGGAATTGGAGCGCCCCGAGCTCATGGCAAAAAGAGTACTGCGCCAGCTTCCAATTGAGAAGAGTTTTACTTTTTTCTATGAGTTTGCACGACCTAGCCAACGTGCTGTTCATAGTTTGAATGAATTCTATTCCGCTCTTAAGAGCGTCGATCTAAAGTCAATTCGATTTCATGTAGAGCGAGGAGACTTTGAACGGTGGGTCCGTCAAGTTGTCGGGGATGACAAGCTGGCTAGTAAGATAGCTGGCCTATCTGATAAAAAATTGATTGGTGAAAAATTACGTAAAAGAATACTTAGTGTTGTTGGGAGAAGGATAGAAAAACTACAAGAGACAGCGGCCAAGGTTTCGCCATAA